One Fusobacterium nucleatum genomic window carries:
- a CDS encoding glutaconyl-CoA decarboxylase subunit alpha: MNYSMPKYFQNMPQVGNSLANIDEANENAVREIEAAIADSIAAMQDAGTPDEKIHDKDQMTALERIAELVDEETWYPLNTLYNPEDFETGTGIVKGLGRIGGKWAVVVASDNKKIVGAWVPGQADNLLRASDTAKCLGIPLVYVLNCSGVKLDEQEKVYANRRGGGTPFFRNAELQQLGIPVIVGIYGTNPAGGGYHSISPTILIAHKDANMAVGGAGIVGGMNPKGYIDMEGAIQIAEATMAAKQVEVPGTIHVHYDKTGFFREVYDDEIGVIDGIKKYMDYLPAYDLEFFRVDEPTEPALDPNDLYSIIPMNQKKIYNIYDVIGRLFDNSEFSEYKKGYGSEVVTGLAKVDGLLVGVVANAQGLLMNYPEYREKAVGIGGKLYRQGLIKMSEFVTLCSRDRLPIVWLQDTSGIDVGNPAEEAELLGLGQSLIYSIENSHVPQIEITIRKGSAAAHYVLGGPQGNNTNAFSLGTAATEVYVMNGETAASAMYSRRLAKDYKAGKDLQPTIDKMNQLINEYTAKSRPAYCAKTGMVDEIVPLYDLRGYISAFANAVYQNPKSICAFHQMILPRAIREFETYTKK; the protein is encoded by the coding sequence ATGAATTATTCAATGCCTAAATATTTTCAAAATATGCCACAAGTAGGAAACTCATTAGCTAATATTGATGAAGCTAATGAAAATGCAGTAAGAGAAATTGAAGCAGCAATTGCTGATAGTATTGCAGCAATGCAAGATGCAGGAACTCCTGATGAAAAAATTCATGATAAAGACCAAATGACTGCATTAGAAAGAATTGCAGAATTAGTAGATGAAGAAACTTGGTATCCTTTAAATACTTTATACAATCCTGAAGACTTTGAAACTGGAACAGGTATAGTTAAAGGACTAGGAAGAATTGGTGGAAAATGGGCAGTAGTTGTAGCATCTGATAATAAGAAAATAGTTGGAGCTTGGGTTCCAGGACAAGCTGACAACCTATTAAGAGCATCAGATACAGCTAAATGCCTAGGAATTCCATTAGTTTATGTACTAAATTGTAGTGGAGTTAAACTTGATGAACAAGAAAAAGTTTATGCAAATAGAAGAGGAGGAGGAACTCCATTCTTCCGTAATGCAGAATTACAACAATTAGGAATTCCAGTAATAGTTGGAATTTATGGAACTAACCCAGCAGGTGGAGGATACCATAGTATCAGTCCTACAATATTAATAGCTCATAAAGATGCTAATATGGCAGTTGGAGGAGCAGGAATTGTAGGAGGAATGAATCCAAAAGGATATATTGATATGGAAGGAGCTATCCAAATAGCAGAAGCTACAATGGCAGCTAAACAAGTTGAAGTTCCAGGAACTATTCATGTTCACTATGATAAAACTGGTTTCTTTAGAGAAGTTTATGATGATGAAATTGGTGTAATAGATGGAATCAAAAAATATATGGATTACCTACCAGCCTATGATTTAGAATTTTTCAGAGTTGATGAACCAACTGAACCAGCTCTTGATCCTAATGATTTATATTCAATAATTCCAATGAATCAAAAGAAAATCTATAACATTTATGATGTAATTGGACGTTTATTTGATAACAGTGAATTTTCTGAATATAAAAAAGGATATGGATCAGAAGTTGTAACAGGACTTGCAAAAGTTGATGGATTATTAGTAGGGGTTGTTGCAAATGCACAAGGATTATTAATGAATTATCCTGAATATAGAGAAAAAGCAGTTGGAATTGGTGGTAAACTATATCGTCAAGGACTTATTAAAATGAGTGAATTTGTAACTCTTTGTTCAAGAGATAGATTACCAATAGTTTGGTTACAAGATACAAGTGGTATAGATGTAGGAAATCCTGCTGAAGAAGCTGAATTATTAGGATTAGGACAATCTTTAATCTATTCAATAGAAAATTCACATGTACCTCAAATAGAAATTACTATTAGAAAAGGTTCAGCAGCAGCTCACTATGTATTAGGTGGACCACAAGGTAATAATACAAATGCTTTCTCATTGGGAACAGCAGCAACAGAAGTATATGTTATGAATGGAGAAACAGCAGCTTCTGCAATGTATTCAAGAAGACTTGCAAAAGATTATAAAGCTGGAAAAGATTTACAACCTACAATAGATAAGATGAATCAATTGATAAATGAATATACAGCTAAATCAAGACCAGCATATTGTGCTAAAACAGGTATGGTTGATGAAATAGTACCTTTATATGATTTAAGAGGATATATTTCAGCATTTGCTAATGCAGTATATCAAAATCCTAAATCAATTTGTGCATTCCATCAAATGATTTTACCAAGAGCTATAAGAGAATTTGAAACTTATACAAAGAAATAA